CGGCCACCAGCTGGTACAGGACCCAGCACGAGAGCGCGCAGCTGGCCGCCACGCCCAGGATGGTCGCCGACTGCGCGCCCCTGCGGCCGACCTGGCGCCCGAACAGACCCGCGATGATGCTGCCCAGCAACGGGGCCAGGACGATCAGCAGCAGGTGGGTTTTGGAGATGATCATGGTTGCCGTCTAAGTTCCAGTACGTGCCGTTCGTGCCGTGATGCCGGCGGTTCCAACCACCGGCCGCGCATGCCGCCACTTCCAATTCCGCCCGGCTGGGCCGGGTCGGGCGCCGCCGTGGCGACGCCCTGCGTATGTTGCCGCCGCGATGCGGCGTCCCTCTCCCCTGCCCGGTGGCGGGCCCTTCGGCCGCGCCACCCTGCCGGGGTGCCCCCGGGCATCAGCCCTTGAGCGTATCCACCTCGCCGACGTTGATGGTGCCGCGGGTACGGAACAGCGCCACCAGGATCGCCAGGCCGATCGCCGCCTCCGCGGCCGCGACCGTCAGGATGAAGAACACGAACAGCTGGCCAGCCGCGTCGCCGAGCTCGCGCGAGAAGGCGATGAAGTTGATGTTGACCGACAGCAGCATCAGCTCGATCGACATCAGCAGCACGATGACGTTCTTGCGGTTGAGGAAGATGCCCGCGAGGCTGATGCAGAACAGCACCGCGCCCAGCGCCAGCATGTGTCCAAGGGTGATCATGCCTGGCCCTCCCCTTCGGCATTCGGTGCAAGCGACGCTGCCTTCTCGGCCGGCATGGAGACCATGCGCAGGCGGTCGGCCGCCTTGACCCGCGACTGCTCGGCCGGGTTCTGGGTCTTGATGCCGGTGCGCTTGCGCAGGGTGATCATCACCGCCGCGATCACCGCCACGGTCAGGATCACCGCCGCGAACTCGAACGGCAGCAGGTACTGGGTGAACAGGGTCTCGGCCAGCCAGCGGGTGTTGGAGGCGTCGGCCGCCAGCGCCGCGGCGTTGTCGGCCGGGAACGGGGTCGCGGTGCGCGCCTTGACGCCGATCAGCGCCAGGACCTGGACCAGCATCACCACCGCGACCACCACGCCGACCGGCAGGAACCTGACCCAGCCCTCGCGCAGCGCGGCCACGTCGATGTCCAGCATCATCACCACGAACAGGAACAGCACCATCACCGCGCCGACGTACACCAGGATCAGGGCGACGCCGAGGAACTCGGCGCCGACCAGCAGCCAGGTGCAGGCCACGGAGAAGAAGGTCAGGATCAGGCACAGCACGGCGTTGACCGGGTTGCGCACGCTGATCACTGCGCCGGCCGAGGCGACGGCCACGGCGGCGAAGGCATAGAAGGCGATCTTGATCCAGTCCATCGTGGCCTCAGCGGTAGGCGGCGTCGGCGGCGCGACGCTCTGCGATTTCCGCCTCGAGGCGGTCACCGAGGGCGAGCAGCTGCGGCTTGGTGACGATGTTCTCGCCGCGCCTCTCGAAGTGGTACTCCATCACGTGCGTCTCCACGATCGAATCCACCGGGCAGCTTTCCTCGCAGAAGCCGCAGTAGATGCACTTGAACAGGTCGATGTCGTAGCGCGTGGTGCGGCGGGTGCCGTCCTCGCGCCGGGCGGAGTCGATGGTGATGGCCAGCGCCGGGCACACCGCCTCGCACAGCTTGCAGGCGATGCAGCGCTCCTCGCCGTTCGGATAGCGGCGCAGCGCGTGCAGGCCGCGGAAGCGCGGCGACTGCGGGAACTTCTCCATCGGGTACATCATCGTGTACTTGGGACGGAAGAGGTACCGGAAGGTCAGGGCCAGGCCCTTGACCAGCTCCCACAGCAGCAGGCTCTTGAAATAGTGGACGACTTTGTTCATCGGATCAGGCGCCCTTCTCGAACACGCCAAAGAACACCAGCAGGGCCGTTACCGCGATCCAGAAGATGGTCAGCGGGATGAAGACCTTCCAGCCCAGGCGCATGATCTGGTCATAGCGGTAGCGCGGGAAGCTGGCACGGAACCAGATG
This genomic interval from Pseudoxanthomonas suwonensis 11-1 contains the following:
- a CDS encoding NADH-quinone oxidoreductase subunit J — encoded protein: MDWIKIAFYAFAAVAVASAGAVISVRNPVNAVLCLILTFFSVACTWLLVGAEFLGVALILVYVGAVMVLFLFVVMMLDIDVAALREGWVRFLPVGVVVAVVMLVQVLALIGVKARTATPFPADNAAALAADASNTRWLAETLFTQYLLPFEFAAVILTVAVIAAVMITLRKRTGIKTQNPAEQSRVKAADRLRMVSMPAEKAASLAPNAEGEGQA
- the nuoK gene encoding NADH-quinone oxidoreductase subunit NuoK, producing the protein MITLGHMLALGAVLFCISLAGIFLNRKNVIVLLMSIELMLLSVNINFIAFSRELGDAAGQLFVFFILTVAAAEAAIGLAILVALFRTRGTINVGEVDTLKG
- the nuoI gene encoding NADH-quinone oxidoreductase subunit NuoI gives rise to the protein MNKVVHYFKSLLLWELVKGLALTFRYLFRPKYTMMYPMEKFPQSPRFRGLHALRRYPNGEERCIACKLCEAVCPALAITIDSARREDGTRRTTRYDIDLFKCIYCGFCEESCPVDSIVETHVMEYHFERRGENIVTKPQLLALGDRLEAEIAERRAADAAYR